A stretch of Vulpes vulpes isolate BD-2025 chromosome 4, VulVul3, whole genome shotgun sequence DNA encodes these proteins:
- the FAM241B gene encoding protein FAM241B, with translation MVRILANGEIVQDDDPRVRNTLPSRSSTPRQSFLNRGHGAPLGGSGPRQQQAGARLGAAPSPFNDLNRQLVNMGFPQWHLGNHAVEPVTSILLLFLLMMLGVRGLLLVGLVYLVSHLSQR, from the exons ATGGTGCGGATCTTGGCCAATGGGGAAATTGTACAGGATGACGACCCCCGTGTGAGGAACACCCTCCCGTCACGCAGTAGCACCCCTCGACAG AGCTTTCTCAATAGGGGCCACGGTGCCCCCCTGGGGGGATCCGGCCCTCGCCAGCAGCAGGCGGGTGCTAGGCTGGGTGCTGCTCCATCCCCCTTCAATGACCTCAACCGGCAGCTGGTGAACATGGGCTTTCCCCAGTGGCATCTTGGCAACCATGCTGTGGAGCCGGTGACCTCcatcctgctcctcttcctgctcatgaTGCTTGGGGTGCGTGGACTCCTGCTGGTGGGCCTCGTCTACCTGGTGTCCCACCTGAGTCAGCGGTGA